In the genome of Mastomys coucha isolate ucsf_1 unplaced genomic scaffold, UCSF_Mcou_1 pScaffold21, whole genome shotgun sequence, the window GAACactacttattttaaaatgagtagtAGGACCATTTGGCAAGTGACTCGAAATAAGTCCATTCGGTGTTTCATGATCTTCATTAATAACGATAGGGTTTGTGAAACCTCTTACAATGGactgtggaattttttttcagagtCAGTCCTCTTCTGTAATAAACATGTGAATCTGGTGTAAGTGTTGAGAGCTGCTACAGAGTCGTACTGCTCTCCCATAAGGTCTATCTGACCTTTCGATGAGAATCTTAGGAGATGTCTTTCTGTTGAGGTAAGAAGCAAATTCCTCATAAGCCGCCTCTTTGCCATTGGGGCCTGTTGTGGTTTCATCATAGACTCATTGTCAGTGGTCTTGGAGACAGGCTTTCGTGGAGCCATATCACcgagcatctctttttttaaaagtttttttctgctgctgctgtttccacCTCATGAACATCAAGTGTGTCCACTGTTATTCGAAAGCCCAGAAGGAAGGCAGCCTGCTGTCTGCAGCCCCATCACTTGCAAACGTAGCCTCTTCAGGCTCTTCAGCAGCGGTTTTCTTCTTCAAGCCTCCCTTACAGCCTCTGCTACTGCTACTCTTCTCTCTGGCATTTGCTATGTTGTTTCTATTCATCTTATCTTATAGATGCATTTTATCTTACGTGTGCCTACTGGAATCCCCTAGAGCTGGTGTTAGAGATGGCTgggagccaccaagtgggtgcttgggattgaacctgggtcctctgcaagagactctcttcccaggggaCTGGATTATGTCAAGGTGATCCCACGGGATTATGCCATCAGAACTAATGGCCTGAGTCCTGACCGGTGTCACCCTCCTGCTCATAGAAGCCTTTTAagaaacagcttttaaaattacatttatatagtttttaaatatatatatatatttttttttgagactgggtctctgtgtagccctggaactcaatttgtagaccaggctggccttgaactcactgagatgctcctgtctctgcctccacagtgttaggattaaaggtgtgtaccaccaggcccAACTGactattttgtactttttctggAGCCCTAGGACTGAGAACTGCCTCTAGAAGGGATAGAAGGATGAGTCTCTCCTGGAGATAATTGGCATAACTCCTCCATTCACCAGTGTACCCAAAGGTGACATTTAAGGGGTCATGGCTGAGAGAGGAGCACCAGCAGAAGCACAAAGACAGTAGGATCACATACCCATTCCTGGGCCCATAATGATGTCTGCTTTGGGCTCCTTAGAGTGTGGCTATGAATTATCCCCTCATACCCTGCAGGCTCATGTGTGTGAATACTCAGTCTCTAGATGGTGTGTCCTTTCTGGGGTTTCTTAAACTTTTAAGAAAGGAGGCATGCTTGGTGGAGGTGGGTCACCAGAGCTGGCTTTTGAGGACCACATGAAGCCACTTCTGGTCTGAGCTATTCACCAGGCTTCCCAGATATGAAAGCCAGCACCTTCAATCGCTGGTTATCACAGTTTACCTGCTTTAGGCTActtttgccaccatgccttccttgcCATAGAGAACTGAAACCCATCCTCCCTCAAGGAGTTCCTATCAAGTGTCTCATCCTGGCAATGCAGCAGCTAGTACCCATGATGCAAAGCTAATCCTCACCCAGGAGAAGGGGTGCAGACCCCTCTGACTATAATATCACTCCATGGGGGCTGGAGAATCAGTTCAGTACTGAAGGGcaattgttgctcttacagaggactcaggaagatccccagcatccacatgctgGGTCACAGCTATCTGTATCTCAAGTTCTATGGTATTTGCCCTCCCCTGACCTCCTCGGCcatcagatacacacatgcatgttgcacacacatacatgcaggcaaacacataaatcttttttttttaatccctccTTGGAGGGAGGGTCATAAGAAAGCCAAAAGTTCAGAAAGTTACAAATTCacaagtccccccccccccagttcatCCAATCAGTAAACAATTGTTAAGAGGTTGTAACATGGGGGCATAGGGTGGGAGGCCTCAAGAAATCAGCTAGATTTGGGTGGGATCGTTTCTTCAGACTGCCTTTGGTGCCCTATCTGGCGTGAACAGACATCTGTTTACATCATCCCATAAAAAGTCACACAACACCTTCACCTGCATGCAGTGCTGAGGGTTAGGCTGGCCCAGGGCTAGGAATTATCCTATCAGAAAATAAAGCATGAAAGTATGGGCGGGGTGGCGGGTGGCACATGTTTGGCCACCTCCACACTTCTGATGTTCATGTTACAAGGCCGCACCGGgccacccacagagacacacaaaatgGGAGAGACTGCCCCAGCTATCAGACTAGGAGACCTGGGCTCAGAGAGGGAAGACTGACTTCTCAGGCAGGAAATAACTGAGGGAACCTGAGTGTTCCCATAAGGAAAGTCCTTGCTTTGTATCTAACCTCACATACTCGGGAGGCTGTGAGACTTAAAAGTTGTGGTGggtgtctctcctctctggaATGGGCTTGATCAAGTATTACTGCCCTCGCCTCACCTCACTCCCACCAGGAAAACAGGTCAACAGAAAAGCAGATGAACTGTCAGGACCCAGAACACACCTTCATGCTTCCTTGGTCTCTGCTCAGGACCAAGGCGGAGGTCTGAGATGATGATGGGGCTTAGGTCCTAAAGGTCCCATGAGGAAGCAGGCTAGGCGCATGAATATTCCAGACATCTGTGCACAGGTGTGCACAACCACGTTCCTATGCACATGTGCTCTCTgacattctgtattttaaaaccaCAATTACCCAAAGTCAGGGTCTGGTACTCCCTAACTTCCCTCCAGGCAAGATAAAGGCCAGATGTCTCCATGACCcctcaaattatattttaaaaggatttattggTACTGGGTGTATTTGGGACCTTGAAGTTTCAAAGACAGGTGGGGACATGGAGAAGTTGCATATTGCTACCTCTGGGCTTGAGGGACCAGCTGGGATTGGTGGCAGTTCTGGCCCAAGGAGGGTCCAAGATGCAGGGTGTTGCACTATGTAGAGTGTAGAGTGTAACGTGCACGGAGTGGGGTTCAGGGTGCACGGTGTGGGGTACAGGGTGTGAATGGACACGGTCGGTATGGTGGTTAACATTACATTTAAAAGTTTAGACTCACTATGCTTGAGAGACCAAAGCAAAATATGCCTCTAAGAGGAAAGCCCCTAGCTTGTGCGGGCTGTACACTAACAGTCTagttcctctctctcccacataTTGAAGACTATTCTGAAATTGACTGGCCTTGTAAAATGTGCTCTTCTAGCAAATTTAGTTGTAAGACTAACTGCTATTTCTGCTTTTGTAATTAACCTTGCTTCCTCTGCTCAAAGGATGACTAGGTCAACTGCAAGACATACATGTTAAAATTTATGCTCCGGCCTTTATGTCAGCAGCCTACATGCAATCTTGTGgggtttgcctttataagctctGGGCCGATAACGGCCAGGGCTCGCATCTTGGAAGCGACCTCAGGGGCAGAGCTGGCCCCAATCAATCTGGGTGccaatatctaaaacaaaaaaagctgctTCTTATTAAAATGTATTCCTAGTCATGCTTAATCTCTGAGCGGCCCCAGACCCCTAACAGTAGGGTACGCGGTGTACGGCGCAAAATGTGAGCCTAGAGCTCCTGGGCAAAGACCGGCTCTCTAGAAGGGGAACTCGCAGACGAAGTAGAGGCGCCGCTCACAGTCATGGTCCCACCAGGAACCGTCGTCTGAGGCCTGGGCCACACAGTTCTCCAGGACGCCGCCATTGGGCTGATCCGGGCTGAGCGGATGGGATGCCGCACTAGGCTGGGCGCCGCCGGACTCCAGGCTGAATGCGCGGTGCCAGGCGAAGAACGACACGCGCTGGCCGTTCTCGAAAAGGTAGAGCCCCTCCGAGCGCCGGTCGTGCACTCCCAGCCACACCGGCCAGTTGTAGGGGGCGAGAGCAGCGCGTAAGTACCGGCTGAGCGCATCCATTTGCTGGCGGTCCGCAGGCTGCGCTAAGCTCCCACCTCGCGCCTTGCACCGCGCCTGCGCCGCCGCCTGGGTCTCGAAGTCTCGCGAGAGCAGGAAGCACTTGTGGCCCAGGCGCAGGCCCTTCAGGCAGCCTGTGGGTAGGGTGAGGCGGAGTCAGAACGTTGCGGGTAGGAGGGGGCGAGGCCAAAGCTAGGCCTTTAGGTGATCAATGAGGTGGAACCAAGGTTGCAGGAGGCGGGAGAGGGCGGGGCCGGTAGGTAGAGGGAGGAGCCTGAGCCGTCGAGCAGTGCCTGGGATAGAGGGCGGGGCCAGGTGAAGGAGGGTTATCTGAAGGATGGCCaatgaggtggaggcaggcttaCTGGGGGCGGAGCCAAAGCGCTGAGGCCCGGAAACCAATGAAGCAGAGCCAGGACTGCAGGGGGCGTTGTTATAGCGATGGGGGCTGGAAAAGGGGCGGAGTCAAAGTTAGAACCTCTGTGACCAGCGAAGCCAAGACGAGGGGTGCTGGCTGGAGGCGTGGTTAAAAGAAGACAAACCCTTCAGTGGTGGCAAGCCATCAGGAGGAGCCAAAGCTCTGAGAGCAGTGAAGGCGTGGATTGTAGGAGGGAGTAGAACTTCTGTGACCAGTGAGGTCTGGACAGGCTGTCAAGGGCAGGGCCAATGCTTTTGTGGTTTGAAAAGGGTGGGGGCAAGGGGAGCCTTCTTAGAGCAGAAGTGGCCTTAACGAGGTGGAGCCAGGGCCTTCGGGGGCGTGGCCAGGGTGTAGGCGGTTCCAGACTATGGGTGGGGCTTTCAGGGTGTGGCCCAGGTTGGAGCAAGGAATGGCTCACCCACCTCACAATCCCGCTCTAGATGTGCCAACACATCCCAGTTCTGTGTGGACCCTCTGGTATCTTGATACCTAATGGTCTCCAAGTCTGCAGACCTCCCTGGGCCCCCTGCTCCCACCTAGGCCCTCTTGGTGCTGCTGAGACTCACCCTCCAAGCGGCCGTGCTCCTGCTCAGCACGGACCCGTCCCTCCTTCAGGGCTTGCACTGAGTCACGGGTGTCACTCGCAGCATCCCGCAGTTGCCGCAGCCCCTGAGTCAGCTCAACCACACGGGTGTCCAAAACGTGCAGACGGATGTGCAGTTGGTGTAGGCCTGCATCGAGGCTAGCCAAGCGCCCCACTGTGAAAAGACAGAAGGTACAACTGGAGGCACAATCAAGGACTCTAAGCATATGGGAGGGCAAGACCCTCAGACTCTCAAGACTGGGACAGACGAGGCGATCTGTGGGATGTGTAACCATGTCAATGAAGTTCAGTGGTTTGGGCTCTTGATAGGCAGACACATCTAGGGACCTTGGGCCCCTAATGTGTCTGACCTCCGGGTTGGGTCAGTGCTTGACAGACAAGCCACCCTGGCTTCTGAATACTCACAGATGTAAGTGACAGTGTCCTCTGGTGTGGGGGAAGGACTGGGGAAAGGGCTGGGACTAGAAGAAGGTGCTGTGGtggtttcctcttcctcttcttccccttgagTCTCTGTGGTCTCCCAGACCTCTTTGTCTTCAGGGTTTTCAGCAAGATTATTCTTATTCCCCACCCCAGTGGGCAGCCCTAGGGCCTCCTGGAGATCCTGTGTCAGAGAATGCTCATCAGTCTCCTTCCGGCCTACCCTGTTAGCTCTTTTCTGAACCCATTGTTCCATATAATCCCCATTACTTTTCTTTGCCCATCTGAACACTTCATCCCATACCCACAGTGCCCCTCCAACACTCACCTTCAACTTCAGTGACTCCCGTTCTCGCTCCTCCTCCAGGgcacctccccagcctccctcccactccctcccaggACCTCGGGCTCCATGGCCAAAACTCAAAAGCTGAGGGACCACTAGGGCCCCCAAGAGCCAGGCTGCCTGCATCCAGCTGggcttcccagcacccaagcTAGTAGAGGTCAGGATGCCTGGGGTAGGACTGGAGTATAGGGCTAGCAAATGTCCCAGTCTGGTAGGCAGATCACTAGCCCCTGGAACCTTCTCTCTGCCAggctttctcttctgcctcccctCCTGATCAGCTCTGTCTCAACTTTTGGTCTCCTCAGCTTCTCTTGGTGTGTCTCCCCGCCCCTCTTGGCTTCCAGGAGGCTCTGCCTCTGTGGCCGGAAACCTCCAACGTTCCAAAGCCTGATCCCGCCTTGGGTCTACCCACACCCGCCCCTTGCCACTTCCCAGACCTCTGcttctgccctctctcctcccttttgcAAATACAAGCACTTAGATGGGTaaaggggaggtggggaaagTTCTCCAGGGCATCCTTGGTACTGGTGGGCCTCAGCCTTGGTCCAGGAACCTTCTCAGAATAAAGCAGGCTATGATAGGATGCCAGCTTTTGACTGTTCGCTTCTCTCTGTCTTGGCCATTCCCCGAGGAGGGGGCACACTGCAGAATATGCTAAGGTTGTTATTATCCTGTGGTCACCACTCACCACACAGCCTAATGAAGGGGACTCTTCTACCATTCTCAGACTCCAGGGCTCTCCCAAGCTCTACCCAGATGGCCTATCCTGGCCCTACCAGCCCTTGTATGTGCCTGCTTGTGGGAATATGTGTGaacagcatgcatgtgtgctgctTAAAAGGTGTAACTCCAAGATTCTCCTGCAGGCCAGGCCCTGAGCAGGCTGATGCTGGGGTAGGAGGGGGTGGGAGTGAGCCCAGTGGTTCCCCCATCAAGGGAGGAGAAGGGGTTGACAATCAGAGCAGGTATCTTCAGGATGTATACTAACCAAGCACTGGGCGTGAGCAGAGAACCCTCTGCAAGCTGCCTCATACCAGCCTGGACCACTGCAGAGGCCTCCCCTTGCTCTCCCTCCTTCTACAGAGCCCCTCCAATCTGGGCTGCTTGCCTGCCGCAGCCAGAGCAATCCTTCCAAACCATAAATCAGATCACATTACTCCCCACGCCCCTGCCTCCTCACCTTCCCATCAGAAGCAGGAGAGAAGCCAAACCCAGCCTCGGTCCTCAGTGCAGCATGCAGGGCTGGGGCCTGGGAGAGAACCGTTTTTTCTGCAGTCTCACCTCATCCCCCCCTCACTCTCCATCTCAGCTGTGTCCTTCCTagcccttttctctttctgaagacTCTTCCCTCAGCTCTTTCTCATTCCCAAAGCCTCGGCTCTGACCACCAGATAAGATGCTTTCCAAAATGCCCCCTTTTCTTCTAGGTATGAGCTAACCAGTATGGGCTTGTTTATTTACATCTGTCTCTTGC includes:
- the Clec11a gene encoding C-type lectin domain family 11 member A codes for the protein MQAAWLLGALVVPQLLSFGHGARGPGREWEGGWGGALEEERERESLKLKDLQEALGLPTGVGNKNNLAENPEDKEVWETTETQGEEEEEETTTAPSSSPSPFPSPSPTPEDTVTYILGRLASLDAGLHQLHIRLHVLDTRVVELTQGLRQLRDAASDTRDSVQALKEGRVRAEQEHGRLEGCLKGLRLGHKCFLLSRDFETQAAAQARCKARGGSLAQPADRQQMDALSRYLRAALAPYNWPVWLGVHDRRSEGLYLFENGQRVSFFAWHRAFSLESGGAQPSAASHPLSPDQPNGGVLENCVAQASDDGSWWDHDCERRLYFVCEFPF